In Haloterrigena turkmenica DSM 5511, a single genomic region encodes these proteins:
- a CDS encoding zinc-dependent alcohol dehydrogenase — MRGLAKTSRSAGSMELIDVETPEPAADEALIEIEYAGLCGSDAGIYAFKSSFERMELPTIIGHEYTGRIVEVGDEVTKFSVGDRVVERPIRSCSDCYQCEVGQANVCPNKEITGVDHDGAYAGYIAVPEEDLHSVPDTVTPQHAALVEPTAITTRAVIRNSRVKPGDRVLVAGPGPMGILTAQVANAQGADVVVAGVGRDTAYRLPLAEELGFETLNVEEDDLEAYRDDLTDGVGYDVVFDTTGHPSGLTMAVDEVRKGGQIVLVGQTGETTMEFTPLVRSEIALQCTYSAMYEDFERALRLIASGDVDHATFLDDRFSLLEADEAFETFLEGETCKPVFDVSVLRD, encoded by the coding sequence ATGCGCGGTTTAGCCAAGACCAGTCGTAGTGCTGGGAGTATGGAACTCATCGATGTCGAAACACCAGAACCGGCGGCCGACGAGGCGCTAATCGAGATCGAGTACGCCGGACTCTGCGGGAGCGACGCCGGCATCTACGCGTTCAAGTCGTCGTTCGAGCGGATGGAACTGCCGACGATCATCGGCCATGAGTACACTGGCCGCATCGTCGAGGTCGGCGACGAGGTCACGAAGTTCTCGGTCGGCGACCGCGTCGTCGAACGACCGATCCGCAGCTGTAGCGACTGCTATCAGTGCGAGGTCGGTCAGGCGAACGTCTGCCCGAACAAGGAGATCACCGGCGTCGATCACGACGGCGCGTACGCGGGATACATCGCTGTTCCCGAAGAAGACCTGCACTCGGTTCCCGATACCGTTACGCCCCAACACGCCGCGCTCGTGGAACCGACGGCGATCACCACCCGAGCGGTCATTCGGAACTCGCGTGTCAAACCCGGCGACCGCGTGCTCGTCGCGGGCCCGGGACCGATGGGTATCCTCACGGCCCAGGTCGCGAACGCGCAGGGCGCCGACGTCGTGGTCGCCGGCGTCGGACGGGACACCGCCTACCGGCTGCCGCTCGCCGAGGAACTCGGCTTCGAGACGCTCAACGTCGAGGAGGACGATCTCGAGGCCTATCGCGATGACCTGACCGACGGCGTCGGCTACGACGTCGTCTTCGATACGACCGGCCACCCGTCGGGGCTGACGATGGCCGTCGACGAGGTCCGCAAGGGCGGCCAGATCGTCCTCGTCGGCCAGACCGGCGAGACGACGATGGAGTTCACGCCGCTGGTCCGGTCGGAGATCGCCCTCCAGTGTACCTACAGCGCGATGTACGAGGACTTCGAACGCGCGCTCCGGCTGATCGCCTCGGGCGACGTCGATCACGCGACGTTCCTCGACGACCGATTCAGCCTTCTCGAGGCCGACGAGGCCTTCGAAACGTTCCTCGAGGGCGAGACCTGTAAACCCGTCTTCGACGTCTCGGTCCTGCGCGACTGA